DNA sequence from the Caretta caretta isolate rCarCar2 chromosome 23, rCarCar1.hap1, whole genome shotgun sequence genome:
TGGGGCCCCTCATGGGAGGGAGGTGATGCTGGGGGGGCTcttgggcatgggggagggggtgcaaggggGTCTCAGCTGGGGGTCGCTCCTCCtgctggggagggcgggggatcCCTGCAGACGGGCCTCAGGGACGGCAagttctgggggcggggcctggccgCAAACTCCGCCCCCTCGCGGTACGTGGGGCGGAGCCGTGGCCGGGATGGAAGAAGCTGGAGCAGATCGGGCTAGGCTGGGCTGCCTGGGCTTGTATCCGGGGAGCTGTGGGCCTCAGAAGGGActggggggtgcagaaggggctctggggggaatctggggggtgcagaaggggctcTGGGGGCTGTGGGAGTATTTGGGGGCTCAGAAGGGACTGTGGGGAGGtctgggggctgtgaggggatctGGGAGGCtcagaaggggctgtggggggtctggggggtgcagacgggctgtgggggggtctgggaggctcagaaggggctgtggggggtctggggggtgCAGACGGGCTGTGGGGGGATCTGGGAGGCtcagaaggggctgtggggggtctgggggtgcAGAAGGCGCtctgggggctgtgagggggtccgaggggtgcagaaggggctgTGGGCGGATCTGGGGGGCTCAGAAGGGACTGTGGGGAGATCtagggggtgcagaaggggctgTGGTGGAAAAAGGGGTCCATGGGGGTCTCCCCCATGCCCCATGGGACTGTCCatgtctctctcctgccccacccaagTTTTTTCCACTCCCTTTTTCCTTAACTtcgctccccccagcaccttgagTGTCCCATTTCCATCCCCCTTGGAGGCCCAAATTGCTCATGGCTCCCTGGCCCCTGACCCTGAGCCCCGCAAGGGGGGGATCAGCAAAGAACTGACGGTGACCGAGAACTTCCTGCACGTGTGAGTGATCCCCCCCATGGAGACCAACCCCCACCacgggctgcaggtcgggagtgaggggcaccggcagggctggggggagcccagggccgggctagcaggggctgtgggtccagagtgaggggcaccggcagagctgtggggagcccagggccaggctagcaggggctgcgggtcgggagtgaggggcaccggcagggctggggggagcccagggctgggctagcaggggctacGGGTCATGAGGGGCACTGGCTAAGCCGGGCTTAGGGGTGGCTCCCACCTCACCCCATCTCCTCCTACCAGGTGCTGGAAAGCAGATGAGGCCCGGGTCCTGCGTGTTTCCATCAGCTCCTTCCTGGACCATCTCTCCCT
Encoded proteins:
- the LOC142069858 gene encoding EKC/KEOPS complex subunit LAGE3-like; amino-acid sequence: MEEAGADRARLGCLGFTLSVPFPSPLEAQIAHGSLAPDPEPRKGGISKELTVTENFLHVCWKADEARVLRVSISSFLDHLSLVIQTMEMFGPPVPR